A single Streptomyces mirabilis DNA region contains:
- the cpt gene encoding chloramphenicol phosphotransferase CPT — MTEVIVLNGGSSSGKSGIARCLQAVLPDPWLALGTDTLVDAMPASMQASDAGIEFAPDGEVVVGPEFRTLEAAWIEGVAAMARAGARVIVDEVFLGGADSQQRWQKTLRDLRVLWVGVRCDSAVAAGREVARGDRVIGMAVSQADVVHRGVVYDLEVDTTHAESMECARAIAARVR, encoded by the coding sequence ATGACTGAGGTGATCGTTCTCAACGGTGGTTCCAGCTCCGGGAAGTCCGGGATCGCCCGGTGTCTGCAGGCGGTCCTGCCGGATCCGTGGCTGGCTCTCGGGACCGACACGCTGGTTGACGCGATGCCAGCGTCCATGCAGGCGTCGGATGCGGGGATCGAGTTCGCTCCGGACGGAGAGGTGGTCGTCGGGCCGGAGTTCCGGACGCTGGAAGCGGCATGGATCGAGGGAGTCGCCGCGATGGCCCGTGCGGGCGCCCGGGTCATCGTCGATGAGGTCTTCCTCGGCGGAGCGGACTCGCAGCAGCGGTGGCAGAAGACTTTGCGTGACCTGCGGGTGCTGTGGGTCGGCGTCCGGTGTGACAGTGCGGTTGCCGCAGGCCGTGAGGTCGCACGAGGCGATCGGGTCATCGGGATGGCCGTGTCCCAGGCGGATGTGGTCCACCGAGGCGTGGTCTATGACCTGGAGGTGGACACCACGCATGCCGAGTCGATGGAGTGCGCACGGGCCATCGCCGCACGTGTCAGGTGA
- a CDS encoding acyl-CoA dehydrogenase family protein, whose translation MIAVPEPELTEREVIERAVAMRPALLERQPETERLTIYPKDTHEEFLRAGFYRMLQPRRYGGYAFGLPTFYRVVTEVARGCPSTGWALSLTAAHVLQVASVFEEKTQDELFGDEGDFRAASTATPVGVARPDGDGHVILDGTWSYSSGSPYSTHYVGQTLRAPDKPEDPPGPLVLFVAPRSAWTLLDDWQGVLGLRGSGSHSIRFDEARIPAHFTREASLLDLPVEGGSHGSKLHGHPMYAGRAASFFHGELAALMIGTAYAAADEYARIIAERPLVLDPGRTRADLHDYQRHLGEALAAIRTADAALRATADDWMEACCDNVSGRAPFTTAVDNRLALVFVTAGRLAWDALQGILFRTAGSRHARDGARMQRYFRDAATIWSHLGPTMAEPLARRVGRDRLGLPSDDIPLIS comes from the coding sequence GTGATCGCCGTTCCCGAACCGGAACTCACCGAACGCGAAGTGATCGAGCGAGCCGTGGCGATGCGGCCCGCGCTGCTCGAACGGCAGCCGGAGACCGAGCGGCTGACGATCTACCCCAAGGACACCCACGAGGAGTTCCTGCGCGCCGGTTTCTACCGGATGCTGCAACCGCGCAGGTACGGCGGGTACGCCTTCGGCCTGCCGACCTTCTACCGCGTCGTGACGGAGGTCGCGCGCGGCTGCCCCTCCACCGGCTGGGCCCTGTCTCTCACCGCCGCCCATGTCCTCCAGGTCGCCTCGGTCTTCGAGGAGAAGACGCAGGACGAACTCTTCGGTGACGAGGGCGACTTCCGGGCGGCCTCCACCGCGACTCCCGTCGGGGTGGCGCGGCCCGACGGCGACGGTCACGTGATCCTCGACGGCACCTGGTCCTACTCCTCCGGCTCCCCGTACTCCACCCACTACGTCGGTCAGACCCTGCGCGCCCCCGACAAGCCGGAGGACCCGCCGGGGCCGCTCGTACTGTTCGTGGCGCCGCGCTCCGCCTGGACCCTGCTCGACGACTGGCAGGGCGTCCTCGGTCTGCGCGGCAGCGGTTCCCACAGCATCCGTTTCGACGAGGCGCGCATCCCCGCGCACTTCACCCGGGAGGCGAGCCTGCTCGACCTGCCCGTCGAGGGCGGCTCCCACGGCTCGAAGCTGCACGGCCATCCCATGTACGCGGGGCGCGCGGCGAGCTTCTTCCACGGCGAGCTGGCCGCCCTCATGATCGGTACCGCGTACGCGGCCGCCGACGAGTACGCCCGGATCATCGCCGAACGGCCGCTCGTCCTGGACCCCGGCCGCACCCGCGCCGACCTCCACGACTACCAGCGCCACCTGGGGGAGGCGCTGGCCGCGATCCGCACGGCGGACGCTGCGCTGCGGGCCACCGCCGACGACTGGATGGAGGCCTGCTGCGACAACGTGTCGGGCCGGGCCCCCTTCACCACCGCCGTCGACAACCGGCTCGCGCTCGTCTTCGTCACCGCCGGGCGCCTGGCCTGGGACGCGCTCCAGGGCATCCTCTTCCGCACGGCGGGCTCCCGGCACGCCCGCGACGGCGCGCGGATGCAGCGCTACTTCCGGGATGCCGCCACGATCTGGTCGCACCTCGGCCCCACGATGGCCGAACCGCTGGCCCGCCGCGTCGGCCGCGACCGCCTCGGCCTGCCGTCGGACGACATCCCGCTGATCTCTTGA
- a CDS encoding ArnT family glycosyltransferase: MVSTTAAILASAQRTGGRLLARPGTSGRSPVGGPAHARPALLAILTVAALLFTWDIQHSGYHAFYAQTARSMSESWKGFLFGSFDPGNSITIDKLPGFLWPQALSARIFGFHPWALTLPQAIEGVLSVAVLYRAVRRWAGESAGLLAAGAFALTPAVAGLFRTQAEDPAFTLLVLLAADATLRAAREARLRPLLAAGIWVGLGFQAKMLEAWAVLPALGLLYVVSAPAVLRRRLAHLAAAGAVCVAVSASWVLLVTLTPAKDRPYVDGTTNNSAVSQVVGYNFLTRFSSLGIDAKDTGSVAAQTMAGTAPTEPGHGHAATQWAKMVGPSLASQVGWLYPAAALAAVCGLVWLRGRPRTDPLRAGFLLWAVWLATYFLVFSAGAVGGHTYYMGVVAVPLAALFGAGTVQFWRAWRKGSGARTWALPVAVVTTVAWSAVVAGQYPTFLPWLAPAAIILAAGALALLALSRTDGAEGARRRVAVLGLGLAVAAMLGPSAAWASSVLDPAYGHSGMGSAGPVSTWHHHNARQRTFSAPPAARNAGGKAPESTDGLDEDQQRLLAYTRAHQDGATYLFATTSWRSAAAYILYAGAKVLPMGGFTGAAPTPTGAQFRHLVATGRLHYVVLGGAVTVPGRTNARWVRAHCARVPLPMSRLYRCSPGSAAVLP, encoded by the coding sequence ATGGTCAGCACCACCGCAGCGATCCTCGCGTCGGCCCAGCGTACGGGCGGGCGGCTGCTCGCCCGTCCCGGGACGTCCGGCCGCAGCCCGGTGGGGGGACCGGCCCATGCCAGACCCGCGCTGCTCGCGATCCTCACGGTGGCGGCCCTGCTGTTCACCTGGGACATCCAACACAGTGGCTACCACGCGTTCTACGCGCAGACCGCGCGCAGCATGTCCGAGAGCTGGAAGGGCTTCCTGTTCGGCTCCTTCGACCCCGGCAACTCGATCACGATCGACAAACTGCCCGGCTTCCTGTGGCCCCAGGCGCTGTCCGCGCGGATCTTCGGATTCCATCCGTGGGCGCTCACCCTGCCCCAGGCCATCGAGGGCGTGCTCAGCGTCGCCGTCCTGTACCGCGCGGTGCGCCGCTGGGCCGGGGAGAGCGCGGGCCTGCTCGCGGCGGGCGCGTTCGCGCTCACTCCGGCGGTCGCGGGGCTCTTCCGCACGCAGGCCGAGGACCCCGCGTTCACCCTGCTCGTCCTGCTGGCCGCCGACGCCACGCTGCGCGCGGCCCGCGAGGCCCGGCTGCGCCCGCTGCTCGCGGCCGGGATATGGGTCGGCCTGGGCTTCCAGGCCAAGATGCTGGAGGCCTGGGCGGTACTCCCGGCGCTCGGCCTGCTGTACGTGGTCTCGGCACCGGCGGTGCTGCGCCGCCGCCTGGCGCACCTGGCCGCTGCCGGCGCGGTGTGCGTGGCGGTCTCGGCCTCGTGGGTGCTGCTGGTGACGCTGACCCCGGCCAAGGACCGTCCGTACGTGGACGGGACGACGAACAACTCGGCCGTCAGCCAGGTCGTCGGATACAACTTCCTTACCCGCTTCTCCAGCCTCGGCATCGACGCCAAGGACACCGGAAGCGTGGCGGCGCAGACCATGGCGGGCACCGCCCCCACGGAGCCCGGGCACGGACACGCCGCCACGCAGTGGGCCAAGATGGTCGGCCCGTCGCTGGCCTCGCAGGTCGGCTGGCTGTACCCGGCGGCCGCGCTCGCCGCGGTGTGCGGTCTGGTGTGGCTGCGCGGCAGGCCGCGTACGGACCCGCTGCGGGCGGGCTTCCTGCTCTGGGCGGTCTGGCTGGCCACGTACTTCCTGGTGTTCAGCGCCGGAGCGGTCGGCGGCCACACGTACTACATGGGTGTCGTGGCCGTACCGCTGGCGGCGCTCTTCGGCGCCGGGACGGTGCAGTTCTGGCGTGCCTGGCGCAAGGGGAGCGGGGCGCGGACGTGGGCGCTGCCCGTCGCCGTGGTGACCACGGTGGCCTGGTCGGCGGTGGTCGCGGGACAGTACCCGACGTTCCTGCCGTGGCTGGCCCCGGCCGCGATCATCCTCGCAGCGGGCGCGCTGGCGCTGCTGGCACTGTCCCGAACCGATGGCGCCGAAGGGGCGCGACGGCGCGTCGCCGTGCTGGGCCTCGGCCTGGCCGTCGCGGCCATGTTGGGGCCCTCCGCGGCCTGGGCCTCCTCGGTCCTGGACCCCGCGTACGGGCACTCCGGCATGGGCTCCGCCGGGCCGGTGTCCACGTGGCACCATCACAACGCGCGGCAGCGGACCTTCTCCGCACCGCCCGCCGCCCGGAACGCGGGTGGCAAAGCCCCCGAGTCCACCGACGGACTCGACGAGGACCAGCAGCGGCTGCTGGCCTACACCCGGGCCCACCAGGACGGAGCCACCTACCTCTTCGCGACGACGAGTTGGCGGTCCGCCGCCGCGTACATCCTCTACGCGGGCGCCAAGGTGCTTCCCATGGGCGGATTCACCGGGGCCGCGCCCACGCCCACCGGAGCCCAGTTCCGTCACCTCGTCGCCACCGGCCGTCTGCACTACGTCGTCCTCGGCGGCGCGGTGACCGTCCCCGGCCGGACCAACGCCCGCTGGGTGCGCGCCCATTGCGCACGCGTACCGCTCCCGATGTCACGCCTCTACCGTTGCTCGCCCGGTTCTGCTGCCGTACTCCCTTGA
- a CDS encoding NUDIX hydrolase — protein MATPDFIRTIRASAGHQLLWLPGVSAIVLDDEGRVLLGRRTDTRKWSIIGGIPDPGEQPAACAVREVFEETNVHCVVERVVLVQALERVTYENGDTCQFMDTTFRCRAVGGEARVNDDESLDVGWFAVDALPELNEFGMFRIKQALSDAPTWFDPTT, from the coding sequence ATGGCTACCCCTGACTTCATCCGCACCATCCGGGCCTCGGCCGGCCACCAGCTGCTCTGGCTCCCCGGAGTCAGCGCCATCGTCCTCGACGACGAGGGCAGAGTGCTCCTGGGCCGGCGCACCGACACCCGGAAGTGGTCGATCATCGGCGGCATTCCGGACCCGGGCGAGCAGCCCGCGGCCTGCGCCGTGCGGGAGGTCTTCGAGGAGACCAACGTGCACTGCGTCGTCGAGCGCGTGGTGCTGGTCCAGGCCCTGGAGCGGGTCACCTACGAGAACGGCGACACCTGCCAGTTCATGGACACCACGTTCCGGTGCCGGGCCGTCGGCGGCGAGGCGAGGGTCAACGACGACGAGTCGCTGGACGTCGGCTGGTTCGCGGTCGACGCCCTGCCCGAGCTGAACGAGTTCGGGATGTTCCGGATCAAGCAGGCCCTGTCGGACGCGCCCACGTGGTTCGACCCCACGACCTGA
- a CDS encoding DUF2180 family protein, which yields MNCYDCLGTPGPAVAVCIRCGAALCRTHVHESHPPTQDITGTGRATHEKPARHITCGSCRAAETS from the coding sequence ATGAACTGTTACGACTGCCTCGGCACCCCCGGTCCCGCGGTCGCCGTATGCATCCGCTGCGGCGCGGCGCTCTGTCGCACGCATGTGCACGAAAGTCACCCGCCGACCCAGGACATCACCGGAACCGGCCGGGCCACCCACGAGAAGCCGGCCCGCCACATCACCTGCGGCTCCTGCCGCGCGGCGGAGACGAGCTGA
- a CDS encoding alpha-L-fucosidase — MPMQPWFPDAKLGVFIHYGVYAVGGAAESWSFYTGEMTHEQYMKQLEGFTASKYDPNAWAELFARIGARYAVLTTKHHDGVALWDTDHRSLDVVRDTPAGRDLVTGFVDALRERGLKVGLYYSHSDWNHPDYPTIRHVRPGEPPSPYSHAEPGKEDPAAWERYLAYRDGQVGELMDRFRPDLLWFDGEWERTEEQWRMDELAELILAGNPDAVLNARMLSHGDYATPEQGTPLQAPEGPWELCLTINDSWSYRPQDRDFKSVRQLVRYFTETIGMGGNLLLGAGPREDGTIPEEQIERLEGLGTWIGRHTDAVYGTVAGLPAGHHYGPSTLSADRRTLYLICFDAPRDNVSLRGLRNEVRRVTVLGTGTELGHHVTGGLDAVPGVTWIDAPAAADLDEYATVLAVELEGELDLYRGTGRD; from the coding sequence ATGCCGATGCAACCCTGGTTTCCCGACGCCAAGCTGGGCGTCTTCATCCACTACGGCGTCTACGCCGTGGGCGGAGCGGCCGAGTCCTGGTCGTTCTACACGGGCGAGATGACCCACGAGCAGTACATGAAACAGCTCGAAGGCTTCACCGCGTCGAAGTACGATCCAAACGCCTGGGCCGAGCTGTTCGCCCGCATCGGCGCCCGGTACGCGGTCCTCACCACCAAACACCACGACGGCGTCGCCCTCTGGGACACCGACCACCGCAGTCTCGACGTCGTCCGGGACACCCCGGCCGGACGGGATCTGGTCACGGGTTTCGTCGACGCGCTGCGCGAACGGGGGCTGAAGGTCGGGCTCTACTACTCGCACTCCGACTGGAACCACCCCGACTACCCCACCATCCGGCACGTGAGGCCAGGTGAACCGCCGAGCCCCTACTCGCACGCCGAGCCCGGCAAGGAGGACCCGGCCGCCTGGGAGCGCTACCTCGCCTACCGCGACGGCCAGGTCGGCGAGCTGATGGACCGCTTCCGCCCCGACCTGCTCTGGTTCGACGGCGAGTGGGAGCGCACGGAGGAACAGTGGCGGATGGACGAGCTCGCCGAGTTGATCCTCGCGGGCAACCCCGACGCCGTCCTCAACGCGCGGATGCTCAGCCACGGCGACTACGCCACTCCTGAGCAGGGCACCCCGCTCCAGGCCCCGGAGGGCCCGTGGGAGCTGTGCCTGACGATCAACGACTCGTGGAGCTACCGGCCGCAGGACCGCGACTTCAAGTCGGTGCGCCAGCTGGTGCGCTACTTCACGGAGACGATCGGCATGGGCGGCAATCTGCTGCTCGGAGCCGGGCCCCGCGAGGACGGGACCATCCCCGAGGAGCAGATCGAGCGCCTGGAAGGGCTCGGCACCTGGATCGGACGGCACACGGACGCGGTGTACGGGACGGTCGCCGGGCTGCCCGCCGGGCACCACTACGGTCCCAGTACCCTCTCCGCCGACCGGCGCACGCTGTACCTGATCTGCTTCGACGCACCCCGTGACAACGTCTCGCTGCGCGGCCTGCGCAACGAGGTCAGGCGCGTCACGGTCCTGGGCACCGGCACCGAACTGGGCCACCACGTCACCGGCGGCCTCGACGCCGTCCCGGGCGTGACCTGGATCGACGCGCCCGCCGCGGCCGACCTCGACGAGTACGCCACCGTCCTCGCCGTCGAGCTGGAGGGCGAGCTGGACCTCTACCGGGGCACCGGCCGCGACTGA
- a CDS encoding FAD-linked oxidase C-terminal domain-containing protein: MTVAGSGQRAHGDGVRSRSETTADPSEAEALLAARRLALPALERLGRPLIEDIAVPRSRLAEAAREIRAVSARHDVPVFTLAHAADGNLHPIIVVDPSLPRLPDAAWEAAGEIFALALRLGGTLTGEHGVGVLKRQWVADELGPAAHTLQHRLKEAFDPRGILNPGKCL; the protein is encoded by the coding sequence GTGACGGTCGCCGGGTCGGGCCAGCGCGCTCATGGGGATGGGGTACGAAGCCGCTCAGAGACGACGGCGGATCCGTCGGAGGCGGAAGCCCTGCTCGCCGCCCGCCGTCTCGCGCTGCCCGCGTTGGAGCGCCTCGGCCGTCCGCTGATCGAGGACATCGCGGTGCCCCGCTCCCGGCTGGCGGAGGCGGCGCGGGAGATCCGTGCCGTCTCCGCACGCCATGACGTGCCCGTCTTCACCCTCGCGCACGCGGCGGACGGGAACCTCCACCCGATCATCGTCGTGGACCCGTCGCTGCCCCGCCTCCCCGACGCGGCCTGGGAGGCAGCGGGTGAGATCTTCGCGCTGGCTCTGCGGCTGGGCGGCACGCTGACCGGTGAGCACGGTGTGGGCGTACTCAAGCGGCAGTGGGTGGCGGACGAGCTGGGGCCCGCGGCCCACACGTTGCAGCACCGGCTCAAGGAGGCGTTCGACCCGCGGGGCATCCTCAATCCGGGCAAGTGTCTCTAG
- a CDS encoding SpoIIE family protein phosphatase: protein MGYRPGSTLVLYTDGLIERRGEDIYAGLDRLAHSVEHHHLLGPEPLADAVLADLVPAPQRGPDDDTALVVIRL, encoded by the coding sequence GTGGGCTACCGTCCCGGCAGCACCCTCGTCCTCTACACCGACGGTCTGATCGAGCGCCGGGGCGAGGACATCTACGCCGGTCTGGACCGCCTCGCCCACAGCGTCGAACACCATCATCTGCTCGGCCCCGAGCCCCTCGCCGACGCCGTGCTCGCCGATCTCGTCCCCGCGCCTCAGCGCGGCCCCGACGACGACACCGCGCTCGTCGTCATCCGGCTGTGA
- a CDS encoding IS630 family transposase, with product MAEPVKVRRLTDQEGQRLQQIVRRGSTSTVRYRRAMMILASAGGNRVPVIAQLIQADEDTVRDVIHRFNEIGLACLDPQWAGGRPRLLSPDDEDFVIQTATTRPRTLDQPFTRWSIRKLAAYLRKVHGRVIRIGREALRMLLARRGVTFQRTKTWKESTDPARDAKLDRIEHVLEHFPDRTFAFDEFGPLGIRPTAGSCWAQRSRPDRLPATYHRAHGVTYFHGCYSVGDDTLWGVNRRRKGTANTLTALKSIRAARPDGAPIYIILDNLSAHTGNKIRRWAKKNKVELCFTPTNASWANPIEAHFGPLRQFTLANSHHPNHTVQTRELHRYLRWRNTHARHPDVLAAQRRERSRIRSEKGIRWGGRPLAPAA from the coding sequence GTGGCAGAGCCGGTCAAGGTCCGCAGACTGACCGACCAGGAAGGGCAGAGGCTTCAGCAGATTGTGCGCCGGGGCAGCACCAGTACGGTGCGCTACCGGCGCGCGATGATGATCCTGGCCTCGGCCGGAGGTAACCGGGTTCCGGTGATCGCCCAGCTGATCCAAGCCGACGAGGACACGGTGCGCGATGTGATCCACCGGTTCAACGAGATCGGCCTGGCCTGCTTGGACCCTCAGTGGGCGGGAGGCCGTCCCCGCCTGCTCAGCCCTGACGACGAGGACTTCGTCATCCAGACGGCCACCACCCGCCCCCGCACACTCGACCAGCCCTTCACCCGCTGGTCCATCCGCAAACTCGCCGCCTATCTGCGCAAAGTCCACGGCAGGGTGATCCGCATCGGCCGTGAGGCTCTGCGAATGCTACTGGCCCGCCGCGGGGTCACCTTCCAGCGCACCAAGACGTGGAAGGAGTCAACCGACCCCGCCCGCGACGCCAAGCTCGACCGGATCGAGCACGTCCTGGAGCACTTCCCGGACCGCACGTTCGCCTTCGATGAGTTCGGCCCGCTGGGCATCCGGCCCACCGCAGGATCCTGCTGGGCCCAACGCAGCCGGCCCGACCGGCTGCCGGCGACTTACCACCGCGCCCACGGCGTCACCTATTTCCACGGCTGCTACTCCGTCGGTGACGACACCCTGTGGGGCGTCAACCGCCGCCGCAAAGGCACGGCCAACACCCTCACGGCCCTGAAGTCGATCCGGGCAGCCCGCCCCGACGGCGCCCCGATCTACATCATCCTGGACAACCTCTCCGCCCACACGGGCAACAAGATCCGCCGCTGGGCGAAGAAGAACAAGGTCGAACTGTGCTTCACCCCGACCAACGCCTCCTGGGCCAACCCGATCGAAGCGCACTTCGGACCGCTGCGGCAGTTCACCCTTGCCAACTCCCACCACCCCAACCACACCGTCCAGACCCGCGAGCTGCACCGTTACCTGCGCTGGCGCAACACCCATGCCCGCCACCCCGACGTGCTGGCCGCCCAACGCCGCGAACGCTCCCGGATCCGCAGCGAGAAGGGCATCCGCTGGGGAGGACGGCCCCTGGCCCCAGCGGCCTGA
- the pqqB gene encoding pyrroloquinoline quinone biosynthesis protein PqqB: MKVVLLGTAAGGGFPQWNCACALCAAARDGKLPARTQESVALSGNSRDWWLLNASPDIRTQLTTTPALAPGPGPRDTPVRGVLLTDAEADHVAGLTVLRGGAGLKVYAARPVLATLAPLRDLLDRYAPWEWADCLAEGGFVLSGGLVVTAHPVGPKAPKYVAGPAPDDRWVTAYRIEDLAGGGVLLYAPCLGAWTPELDDLLASADCALLDGTFYAADEMGTAVRSRGGRQAAMGHLPVAGARGSLAALAHHPGPRRIYTHLNNTNPLLDPDSDARARVSAAGVEVLPDGAELVV; encoded by the coding sequence TTGAAAGTCGTCCTGCTGGGTACGGCCGCCGGTGGCGGCTTCCCACAGTGGAACTGCGCGTGCGCGCTCTGCGCGGCCGCCCGCGACGGAAAACTGCCCGCGCGGACCCAGGAGTCCGTCGCCCTGAGCGGCAACTCCCGCGACTGGTGGCTGCTCAACGCCTCGCCCGACATCCGTACGCAGCTGACCACCACCCCCGCGCTCGCACCCGGACCGGGGCCACGGGACACACCCGTACGGGGCGTGCTCCTGACCGACGCGGAGGCCGACCATGTTGCCGGGCTGACCGTGCTGCGCGGCGGCGCCGGACTCAAGGTCTACGCCGCACGGCCCGTCCTCGCCACCCTGGCCCCACTGCGTGACCTGCTCGACCGCTACGCCCCCTGGGAATGGGCGGACTGCCTGGCCGAGGGCGGGTTCGTGCTGTCCGGCGGTCTGGTCGTCACCGCGCACCCTGTCGGCCCCAAGGCCCCGAAGTACGTCGCCGGCCCCGCCCCGGACGACCGCTGGGTGACCGCGTACCGGATCGAGGACCTGGCGGGCGGCGGAGTGCTCCTGTACGCGCCCTGTCTGGGCGCCTGGACCCCGGAGCTGGACGACCTGCTCGCCTCGGCGGACTGCGCACTGCTCGACGGCACGTTCTACGCGGCCGACGAGATGGGCACGGCCGTGCGCTCGCGGGGCGGGCGGCAGGCCGCGATGGGGCACCTTCCGGTGGCGGGCGCGCGCGGCAGCCTCGCGGCCCTCGCCCACCATCCCGGCCCCCGGCGGATCTACACCCACCTCAACAACACGAACCCGCTGCTCGACCCGGACTCGGACGCCCGTGCGCGGGTGAGCGCGGCGGGCGTCGAAGTGCTGCCGGACGGGGCGGAGCTCGTGGTGTAG
- a CDS encoding SseB family protein, translated as MDTPSNHHHYLPTATTPAQEALNALAENTENPLALDTLAGSEVLVPVPDDASEEDVRDPAAVALPVLEQPGGEQVVPVFTSEPAMAELLPFVSRYRLVPLGALASQWPTGDLSLTIDPSSPNGLTLTSEGVRTLLVRPRA; from the coding sequence ATGGATACACCCTCGAACCACCACCACTACCTGCCGACGGCCACGACACCGGCCCAGGAGGCACTGAACGCACTCGCGGAGAACACCGAGAACCCGCTGGCCCTGGACACCCTGGCCGGCAGCGAGGTACTGGTCCCCGTGCCGGACGACGCGAGTGAGGAAGACGTGCGCGATCCCGCCGCCGTGGCGCTGCCCGTGCTGGAGCAGCCGGGCGGGGAGCAGGTGGTGCCGGTGTTCACCTCGGAGCCGGCGATGGCCGAACTGCTGCCGTTCGTCTCCCGCTACCGCCTGGTTCCGCTGGGCGCGCTCGCCTCCCAATGGCCGACCGGTGATCTGTCGCTCACCATCGACCCGAGTTCGCCGAACGGCCTGACCCTCACCTCGGAGGGTGTGCGCACCCTGTTGGTCCGGCCACGGGCCTGA
- the lnt gene encoding apolipoprotein N-acyltransferase, producing the protein MTATATSVDEPDQLEPQAAPASRGARLARRYAPAAAAALSGVLLYVSFPPRTVSWLALPAFAVLGWLLRGRSWKAGLGLGYLFGLGFLLPLLVWTGVEVGPGPWLALVAVEAVYVALVGAGITLVSRLPGWPLWAAAVWIAGEAARARAPFGGFPWGKIAFGQADGIFLPLAAVGGTPVLGFAVVLCGFGLYEVVRQVVEGRRTGAVRRGAAAAALLSVAVPVGGALAARSLVSDKAENGTATVAVIQGNVPRAGLDFNSQRRAVLDYHARETERLAAEVKAGKVARPDFVLWPENSSDVDPFTSADARLVIDNAAKAIGAPISVGGVVERDGKLYNEQILWDPVKGPLDTYDKRQVQPFGEYLPLRSLLGAINKNWTSMVRQDFSRGHKPGVFTMDGSRVGLVTCYEAAFDWAVRSTVTDGAQLISVPSNNATFDRSEMTYQQLAMSRVRAVEHSRTVTVPVTSGVSAVIMPDGRITQRTGMFVADSLVQKVPLRSSETPATRLGILPEMLLVAVAVGGLGWAGTTVVRGRRNGAVPGDLA; encoded by the coding sequence GTGACCGCCACCGCAACTTCCGTAGACGAGCCGGATCAGCTCGAACCCCAGGCCGCGCCCGCATCGCGCGGGGCCAGACTGGCTCGGCGATACGCTCCGGCCGCCGCCGCGGCGCTCTCCGGAGTGCTGCTCTACGTCAGTTTCCCGCCGCGCACCGTCTCGTGGCTGGCCCTGCCGGCCTTCGCGGTCCTCGGTTGGCTTCTGCGCGGTCGCTCCTGGAAGGCGGGCCTCGGGCTCGGCTATCTGTTCGGCCTCGGCTTCCTGCTGCCGCTGCTCGTGTGGACCGGTGTCGAGGTCGGCCCCGGCCCGTGGCTGGCACTCGTGGCCGTAGAAGCGGTGTATGTGGCGCTCGTCGGCGCGGGCATCACCCTCGTCTCCCGGCTGCCCGGCTGGCCGCTGTGGGCGGCGGCGGTCTGGATCGCGGGCGAGGCGGCACGCGCGCGTGCGCCGTTCGGCGGCTTCCCCTGGGGCAAGATCGCCTTCGGCCAGGCGGACGGCATCTTCCTTCCGCTGGCCGCGGTGGGCGGTACTCCGGTGCTCGGCTTCGCGGTCGTGCTCTGCGGCTTCGGGCTGTACGAGGTCGTACGCCAGGTCGTCGAGGGCCGGCGCACCGGTGCCGTACGCCGAGGGGCCGCCGCGGCGGCGCTGCTCAGCGTGGCCGTCCCCGTGGGCGGGGCGCTCGCCGCGCGGTCGCTGGTGAGCGACAAGGCCGAGAACGGCACGGCGACCGTCGCCGTCATCCAGGGCAATGTGCCGCGTGCGGGGCTCGACTTCAACTCCCAGCGGCGCGCCGTGCTCGACTACCACGCACGGGAGACCGAGCGGCTGGCCGCCGAGGTCAAGGCGGGCAAGGTCGCCCGGCCGGACTTCGTGCTGTGGCCGGAGAACTCCTCCGACGTCGACCCCTTCACCAGCGCCGACGCCCGCCTCGTGATCGACAACGCCGCCAAGGCCATCGGCGCGCCCATCTCGGTCGGCGGCGTCGTCGAGCGCGACGGCAAGCTCTACAACGAGCAGATCCTGTGGGACCCGGTCAAGGGCCCCCTCGACACGTACGACAAGCGACAGGTCCAGCCCTTCGGCGAGTACCTTCCGCTGCGTTCCCTGCTCGGCGCGATCAACAAGAACTGGACCTCGATGGTCCGCCAGGACTTCAGCCGGGGCCACAAGCCGGGCGTGTTCACCATGGACGGCTCCAGGGTCGGACTCGTCACCTGCTACGAGGCCGCCTTCGACTGGGCAGTGCGCAGCACCGTGACCGACGGCGCGCAGCTGATCTCGGTGCCGAGCAACAACGCGACCTTCGACCGCAGCGAGATGACCTACCAGCAGCTCGCCATGTCCCGCGTCCGCGCCGTCGAGCACAGCCGGACCGTCACGGTTCCGGTGACCAGCGGCGTCAGCGCCGTGATCATGCCGGACGGGAGGATCACCCAGCGGACCGGGATGTTTGTGGCGGACTCCCTGGTCCAGAAGGTGCCGCTGCGTTCCTCCGAGACCCCCGCCACGCGGCTCGGCATCCTGCCGGAGATGCTGCTGGTGGCGGTCGCGGTGGGCGGTCTCGGCTGGGCGGGTACGACGGTGGTCCGCGGGCGCCGCAACGGCGCCGTTCCGGGCGATCTTGCCTGA